Below is a window of Streptomyces spongiicola DNA.
CTGGCCCAGGAAGGACCGGGTGACCTGCGACACCTCGCCGCGGCCGCGGCACATGTCGCACGTCTGCGCCGACGTACCGGGCGCGGCGCCCTCGCCCGAGCAGGTCGTGCACACGACGGCGGTGTCGACCTGGATGTCCTTCGTGGTGCCGAACGCGGCCTCGTTGAGCTCGACCTCCAGCCGGATCATGGCGTCCTGGCCGCGCCGCGTCCGCGACCTCGGCCCGCGCTGGGACGCGGTCCCGAAGAACGCGTCCATGATGTCGGAGAAGTTGCCGAAGCCGCCGGCGCCGAAGCCGCCCGCGGCGCCGCCGTTGGCAGCGGACAGCGGATCGCCGCCGAGATCGTAGACCTGCTTCTTCTGCGGGTCCGACAGCACCTCGTACGCGGCGTTGATCTCCTTGAAGCGCTCCTGCGTCTTCGGGTCCGGGTTCACGTCCGGGTGGAGTTCCCGCGCGAGCCGCCGGAAGGCCTTCTTGATCTCGTCCTGCGATGCGTCGCGGCGTACGCCGAGTACGGCGTAGTAGTCCGTGGCCACCTACGACTCCGCCAGGATCTGTCCGACGTAACGTGCCACTGCGCGTACCGCTCCCATCGTTCCGGGGTAGTCCATGCGGGTCGGTCCGACCACGCCGAGTTTGGCGACTGCCTCGTCGCCCGAACCGTAGCCGACCGCGACGACGGACGTGGAAGTGAGCCCCTCATGGAGGTTCTCGTGCCCGATCCGTACGGTCATGCCCGGGTCCTTGGCCTCTCCGAGCAGCTTCAGCAGCACGACCTGCTCCTCCAGTGCCTCCAGCACGGGCCGGATGGTGAGGGGGAAGTCGTGGGCGAAGCGCGTCAGATTGGCGGTGCCGCCGATCATCAGCCGTTCCTCGGTGTCCTCGACCAGCGTCTCAAGGAGGGTCGAGAGCACCGTCGTGACGGTGGCGCGGTCCTCCAGGTCGAAGGACTCCGGAAGGTCCTGAACCAGCTGCGGCACGTCGGTGAACCGCCGCCCGACGACCCGGCTGTTGAGCCGGGCCCGCAGGTCGGCGAGCGAGGTGTCGGAGAACGGCGCGGGGCAGTCGACGTGCCGCTGCTCGACCCGTCCGGTGTCCGTGATCAGCACCAGCATCAGCCGGGCCGGGGCCAGCGCCAGCAGCTCCACGTGCCGCACGGTGGAGCGGGTGAGCGAGGGGTACTGGACGACGGCGACCTGCCTGGTCAGCTGCGCCAGCAGCCGCACCGTGCGGGCGACGACGTCGTCGAGGTCGACGGCGCTCTCGAGGAAGTTCTGGATCGCGCGGCGCTCGGGCGACGACAGCGGCTTGACCCCGGCGAGCCTGTCCACGAACAGGCGGTAGCCCTTGTCCGTGGGGATGCGGCCGGCGCTGGTGTGGGGCTGGGCGATGTAGCCCTCGTCCTCCAGCACGGCCATGTCGTTGCGCACGGTCGCCGGCGACACGCCGAGCCTGTGCCGCTCGGTGAGGGCCTTGGAGCCGACGGGCTCCTCGGTGCCGACATAGTCCTGGACGATGGCGCGCAGCACCTCGAGTCTGCGTTCGCTGAGCATGGCGCACACCTCCAGCTTGGTTCCTCGGCGGTCCTTCGGCCCTGGTCTGGCACTCGGCCTCACTGAGTGCCAGCTTTCCCCGGCCCAGTGTACGGCCGGGAGGTACATCCCTAGCAAGGGCGGCCGGACACCCCGCCCCGCCGCGGCGGGGCGGGACGGCGCTCTTCGCTCCGGGATAGCGTCGCCGTATGGACGTCCGTTGGGAAGACTTCGGCTGGGAACGGCTCGCTCGCGGCGTGGGGCGGCGCCGACTGCCCGTCTGGGACGCGACGGCGGGACTGGTCGCCGGCGGGAGTGCGGCGCTCCTGTACGACACGGGCGCGACACTCCGCGAGGGGGAGGAGCTGCGGGCGCAGGCCGAGGCTCTGCTCGGCGGCCGGAGTGTGACGCACATCGCGCTCAGCCACCCCCACTTCGACCATGTGCTCGGCACCGCGGCGTTCCCGGAGGCCGAGGTGTACGGCGCGGTCGGTGTCGACGGGGTCCTGCTGCGGGACCGGGCCGTGCTCCGCGACGACGCGATCCGCCACGGGATGCCGCCGGAGGACGCGACGACGGCCGTCGACGCACTGGTCGTCCCGCGGCACACCGTCTCCGGCGAGTGGACGCTCGACCTCGGCGGCCTCCGGGTGATGCTGGCGAACGCCGGCCCGGGCCACAGCCGCCACGACCTGGTGCTGCTGGTGCCCGGCGACCGCGCGGTCGTCTTCTGCGGCGACCTGGTGGAGGAGTCGGGCGACCCGCAGGCCGGACCGGACGCCATCCCGTCCCGCTGGCCGGCGGCGCTGGACCGGCTGCTCGCCCTGGGCGGGGAGGACGCGGTGTACGTGCCGGGGCACGGGGCGGTGGTGGACGCCGCCTTCGTACGCGCCCAACGCGA
It encodes the following:
- the hrcA gene encoding heat-inducible transcriptional repressor HrcA, which produces MLSERRLEVLRAIVQDYVGTEEPVGSKALTERHRLGVSPATVRNDMAVLEDEGYIAQPHTSAGRIPTDKGYRLFVDRLAGVKPLSSPERRAIQNFLESAVDLDDVVARTVRLLAQLTRQVAVVQYPSLTRSTVRHVELLALAPARLMLVLITDTGRVEQRHVDCPAPFSDTSLADLRARLNSRVVGRRFTDVPQLVQDLPESFDLEDRATVTTVLSTLLETLVEDTEERLMIGGTANLTRFAHDFPLTIRPVLEALEEQVVLLKLLGEAKDPGMTVRIGHENLHEGLTSTSVVAVGYGSGDEAVAKLGVVGPTRMDYPGTMGAVRAVARYVGQILAES
- a CDS encoding MBL fold metallo-hydrolase; translation: MDVRWEDFGWERLARGVGRRRLPVWDATAGLVAGGSAALLYDTGATLREGEELRAQAEALLGGRSVTHIALSHPHFDHVLGTAAFPEAEVYGAVGVDGVLLRDRAVLRDDAIRHGMPPEDATTAVDALVVPRHTVSGEWTLDLGGLRVMLANAGPGHSRHDLVLLVPGDRAVVFCGDLVEESGDPQAGPDAIPSRWPAALDRLLALGGEDAVYVPGHGAVVDAAFVRAQRDELARRFGVP